The following proteins are co-located in the Pseudomonas synxantha genome:
- the acs gene encoding acetate--CoA ligase, giving the protein MFDISTFPAADAVRRAAQLSQEDYQRLYRQSIEQPDTFWAEQAKGFLDWMTPWHSVQQSDIKTGAAQWFAGGQLNVSYNCIDRHLAKRADQPAFIWEGDDPTESCKITYRQLHQNVSRLANVLKSRGVKKGDRVCIYMPMIPEAAYAMLACTRIGAVHSVVFGGFSPDALRDRILDADCRTVITADEGVRGGKPVALKQNVDKALASCPDVSTVVVVERTGASVNWNDGRDLKYQAALEAASDNCPPEPMDAEDPLFILYTSGSTGKPKGVLHTTGGYLLQAAMTFKYVLDYQEGEVFWCTADVGWVTGHSYIVYGPLANGATSLMFEGVPSYPDSSRFWQVIDKHQVNIFYTAPTALRALMREGHGPLESSSRASLRLLGSVGEPINPEAWDWYFNAVGEQRCPIVDTWWQTETGGIMLSPLVSAQRIKPGCATQPMFGVQPVLLDEQGKEISGAGSGVLAIKASWPGQIRSVYGDPQRMIDTYFKPYPGYYFTGDGARRDEDGDYWITGRIDDVINVSGHRIGTAEVESALVLHDQIAEAAVVGYPHDVKGQGIYAFVTPMNGVEPSDALRKHLLDLVSKEIGSFAKPELIQWAPALPKTRSGKIMRRILRKIACNELDSLGDTSTLADPSVVDGLIDKRLNR; this is encoded by the coding sequence ATGTTCGATATCAGCACGTTCCCCGCCGCCGATGCCGTCCGCCGGGCTGCGCAACTCAGTCAAGAGGACTACCAGCGCCTCTATCGCCAATCCATCGAACAGCCGGACACCTTCTGGGCCGAACAGGCCAAGGGCTTTCTCGACTGGATGACTCCATGGCACAGCGTCCAGCAGTCAGACATCAAGACCGGCGCCGCCCAATGGTTTGCCGGCGGCCAACTGAATGTCAGCTACAACTGCATCGACCGTCACCTGGCAAAGCGCGCCGATCAGCCGGCCTTTATCTGGGAAGGCGACGATCCGACAGAGTCCTGCAAAATCACCTACCGCCAGCTTCATCAAAACGTTAGTCGCCTGGCCAATGTGTTGAAAAGCCGTGGCGTGAAAAAAGGCGACCGCGTGTGCATCTACATGCCAATGATTCCGGAAGCGGCCTACGCCATGCTGGCCTGTACGCGAATTGGCGCGGTGCACTCGGTGGTGTTTGGCGGTTTTTCACCTGACGCCCTGCGTGACCGTATTCTCGACGCCGATTGCCGTACGGTGATTACCGCCGACGAAGGCGTACGCGGGGGCAAGCCCGTGGCGTTGAAGCAGAACGTCGATAAAGCCCTGGCCAGTTGTCCGGATGTCAGTACTGTAGTGGTGGTGGAGCGCACCGGGGCCAGCGTGAACTGGAACGATGGCCGCGACCTCAAGTATCAGGCCGCCCTGGAAGCCGCCAGCGACAACTGCCCGCCCGAGCCGATGGATGCCGAAGATCCACTGTTCATCCTCTATACCTCCGGTAGCACCGGCAAACCCAAGGGTGTACTGCACACCACCGGCGGCTACCTGCTGCAAGCAGCGATGACCTTCAAGTATGTGCTCGATTACCAAGAGGGCGAAGTGTTCTGGTGCACCGCCGATGTCGGCTGGGTCACCGGCCACAGCTACATTGTCTATGGCCCGCTGGCCAATGGCGCGACCTCGCTGATGTTCGAAGGCGTGCCAAGTTACCCGGACAGCTCGCGGTTCTGGCAGGTGATCGACAAGCACCAAGTGAATATTTTCTATACCGCGCCCACCGCGTTGCGCGCCCTGATGCGTGAAGGCCACGGTCCGTTGGAGAGTAGCTCCCGCGCCAGCCTGCGCCTGCTCGGCAGCGTCGGTGAGCCCATCAACCCGGAGGCCTGGGACTGGTATTTCAACGCGGTCGGCGAACAACGCTGCCCGATTGTCGATACCTGGTGGCAGACCGAAACCGGCGGCATCATGCTCAGCCCGCTGGTCAGCGCCCAGCGCATCAAGCCTGGATGCGCCACCCAGCCAATGTTCGGCGTACAGCCGGTGCTGCTGGATGAGCAGGGCAAGGAAATCAGCGGCGCCGGCAGCGGCGTGCTGGCGATCAAGGCCAGTTGGCCTGGGCAGATTCGCAGCGTCTATGGCGACCCGCAACGCATGATCGACACCTACTTCAAACCCTATCCCGGCTACTACTTCACCGGCGACGGCGCGCGACGCGATGAAGACGGTGACTACTGGATCACAGGGCGAATCGACGATGTGATCAACGTATCGGGCCATCGCATCGGCACTGCCGAGGTGGAGAGCGCCTTGGTGCTGCATGACCAAATCGCCGAAGCCGCTGTGGTCGGCTACCCCCACGACGTCAAAGGCCAGGGCATCTATGCCTTTGTGACCCCAATGAACGGTGTCGAGCCCAGCGATGCGTTGAGAAAACACCTGCTGGACCTGGTCAGCAAGGAAATCGGCAGCTTTGCCAAGCCAGAACTGATCCAATGGGCGCCTGCCCTGCCGAAAACCCGCTCCGGCAAGATCATGCGGCGCATCTTGCGCAAGATCGCCTGCAACGAACTGGACAGCTTGGGAGATACCTCGACCCTGGCCGACCCGAGCGTCGTAGACGGTTTGATCGACAAGCGCCTGAACCGATAG
- a CDS encoding oxygenase MpaB family protein, with translation MEFIRSRIETQLMSLTGLSLGQLDLENPKGDPGLFGPDSVSWQVHGDFSSMLIGGISALMLQALHPLALAGVWDHSNFRQDMLGRLRRTSQFISGTTFGSRKDAEWLIEKVRTIHLQVVGHAPDGRPYAASDPELLTWVHVAEVSNFLAAHLRYRNPRLSGRDQDRYYSEIALVAERLGARHVPRSRQEISDYLVRIRPQLLCDERSREVLRLLLEAPAPSTLAKPFGSLMMQAGIDLLPDWASAMLDQQQSPLQRQMIRAGVKHSAPLLRWAMRNGSVQRAHRRMGLM, from the coding sequence ATGGAATTTATCCGCAGCCGTATCGAAACCCAGTTGATGAGCCTGACGGGTTTGTCACTGGGCCAACTAGACCTGGAGAACCCCAAGGGCGATCCGGGACTGTTCGGGCCCGACTCGGTCAGTTGGCAAGTGCATGGCGACTTCAGCAGCATGCTGATCGGCGGCATCAGTGCCTTGATGCTGCAAGCCTTGCACCCACTGGCCCTGGCCGGCGTATGGGACCATTCGAACTTCCGCCAGGACATGCTCGGGCGCTTGCGACGAACCTCGCAGTTCATTTCCGGCACCACCTTCGGCTCACGCAAGGATGCAGAGTGGCTGATCGAAAAAGTGCGCACCATTCACCTGCAGGTGGTCGGCCACGCGCCGGATGGGCGACCTTATGCGGCCAGCGATCCCGAGCTGCTGACCTGGGTGCATGTGGCCGAGGTGAGCAACTTTCTGGCCGCTCACCTGCGTTATCGCAACCCACGGCTTTCGGGTCGCGACCAGGATCGCTACTACAGCGAAATTGCCCTGGTCGCTGAACGCCTGGGCGCGCGGCATGTGCCACGTTCACGCCAGGAAATTTCGGATTATCTGGTGCGTATCCGCCCACAACTGCTGTGCGACGAGCGCAGCCGTGAGGTGCTGCGCCTACTGCTCGAGGCGCCTGCCCCGAGCACCTTGGCCAAACCCTTCGGCAGCCTGATGATGCAGGCCGGAATCGACCTGCTGCCCGACTGGGCAAGCGCGATGCTCGACCAACAGCAGAGCCCGCTGCAACGCCAGATGATCCGCGCCGGGGTCAAGCACAGTGCGCCACTGCTGCGCTGGGCGATGCGCAACGGTTCGGTGCAGCGCGCCCATCGGCGGATGGGGCTGATGTAG
- a CDS encoding class I SAM-dependent rRNA methyltransferase yields MTPLNQALRAALDYRQDLINQLHAQGTDCYRLFHGSQEGAGGLTIDRYGPQLLVQSFHQSLESADLLDLHQMINQHMGLELLLVYNDRARGNSRIDREDTVYRAAPAALEDLVGHEWGLNYRVRGRHAGQDPLLFLDLRNTRGWVKDHSAGKSVLNLFAYTCGVGLSAAAGGAREVCNLDFAEGNLAVGRENGLLNPQLPAMDFVQSDYFPAIRQLAGLPITQRRGQKLPSYPRLEQRQYDLVLLDPPAWAKSAFGTVDLLRDYQSLLKPALLATADNGVLICCNNLAKVSMDDWREQVLRCAEKAGRPVRDWQIMTPGADFPSRDQQPPLKTLILHL; encoded by the coding sequence ATGACTCCCTTGAATCAGGCGCTGCGCGCCGCCCTCGATTATCGCCAAGACCTGATCAACCAACTGCACGCCCAGGGTACGGACTGCTATCGGTTGTTCCACGGCAGTCAGGAAGGTGCCGGTGGCCTGACCATCGATCGCTACGGTCCGCAATTGCTGGTGCAGAGCTTCCACCAGTCCCTGGAAAGCGCAGACCTGCTGGACCTGCACCAGATGATCAACCAGCACATGGGCCTGGAATTGCTGCTGGTATACAACGACCGCGCCCGCGGTAACTCGCGCATCGACCGCGAAGACACGGTGTACCGCGCAGCGCCCGCGGCACTGGAAGACCTGGTAGGCCACGAATGGGGCCTCAACTACCGTGTGCGTGGGCGTCATGCCGGACAAGACCCCCTGCTGTTCCTCGACCTGCGCAATACCCGTGGCTGGGTCAAGGACCACAGTGCCGGTAAAAGCGTGCTGAACCTGTTCGCCTACACCTGTGGCGTAGGCTTAAGCGCGGCGGCAGGCGGGGCACGCGAGGTATGCAACCTGGACTTTGCCGAAGGCAACCTGGCGGTTGGGCGTGAAAACGGCCTGCTCAACCCGCAGTTGCCAGCAATGGATTTTGTGCAGTCTGATTACTTCCCGGCGATTCGCCAACTGGCGGGCCTGCCGATCACCCAGCGTCGCGGCCAGAAATTGCCGAGTTATCCACGCCTGGAACAGCGCCAATATGACCTGGTACTCCTCGACCCTCCCGCCTGGGCCAAGAGCGCCTTCGGCACCGTCGACTTGCTGCGCGACTATCAGAGCCTGCTCAAGCCCGCACTGCTGGCCACCGCCGACAATGGCGTGCTGATTTGCTGCAACAACCTGGCGAAGGTCAGCATGGATGACTGGCGCGAGCAGGTGCTGCGTTGCGCAGAAAAAGCCGGCCGCCCTGTGCGTGACTGGCAAATCATGACACCCGGAGCCGACTTTCCATCCAGAGATCAGCAACCGCCATTGAAGACCTTGATCCTGCATTTGTAG
- a CDS encoding DUF748 domain-containing protein — translation MPKGLIRAAGALLTALALYSLLGFLILPGIALRIANQQLANYATVPARIERIELNPFSLELTLWGLKIGEPGKEQVGFERFYANLQVDSLWTRALHLADVQLDQPKTELLFDKSGQLNLAQLFKLPPSEPTPADPDAKPFPLRIDNIKLAGGNLHFQDLRPSEPIEFLYDKLDFELKNLSTLPEDNADMTLVAAGPDGGQIDWKGNFSLVPITSEGTLKVTDGKMKAWWPYVRDALPLVLEDGVLNFSTDYKFSLARETELNLTNTAASIAPFAIKAPDGRPLARLERLDVSETTVDLAKQQVVVGKIRSNKLETWAAREADGQLDWQKLFASQPSKPATTPEPATAPATADAPQAPPAAANKPWQVLLKDVQLRNYQVHLADRQAQPAVALELGPLNVDVQNFDSLNQSPFSLKVDTGLGKQGKIQATGEVNLNPVSAKLKVTTQDIDLRVAQSYISPFIRLELRSGMLGSNLDVNLKSTEPLALQVTGRAQVDQLHTLDTLKTRDFLKWQRLVLEGVNYQHGQSLSIDKVNLLQPYARFMINDDRTTNIDDLLVPQPADSGNKSAAKPAASNEKPLGIHIGQIAINDGSANFADFSLTPNFATAIQQLNGQIGTIDSRQAKPASVDIKGKVDRYAPVTIKGSVNPFDPMASLDIATSFKRVELTNLTPYSGKFAGFRIRKGRLNLDLHYVIIKGQLKAENKVVVEQLQLGEKVDSSDAVDLPIRLAVALLKDSDGKISIELPVSGDLNNPQFSVMPIVWQTLRNLVVRAATAPFKFIGGLVTGGGSEDLGNVSFAAGSSELNKDAEGALNTLAKALKERPTLRLEIEGTAAASSDGPFLAAQRLEREYQYNYYKILQRRGDKVPAQASLLEVPEKEKAPLLEGIYRTRLKQQPPAEWKDLGSDERTAKLKDGVIKFWSANDVLLRKLGQDRASTIKDYLVDKGQLEDDRVYFIDAQLGQAEKDGRVITPMHLDAE, via the coding sequence ATGCCCAAAGGATTGATTCGCGCCGCAGGCGCCTTGTTGACCGCCCTTGCTTTGTACAGCTTGCTGGGCTTTCTGATCTTACCGGGCATCGCCCTTCGCATTGCCAACCAACAGTTGGCCAACTACGCCACGGTGCCGGCGCGAATCGAGCGCATCGAGCTCAACCCGTTCAGCCTCGAACTGACACTGTGGGGCCTGAAGATCGGTGAGCCGGGCAAAGAACAAGTGGGTTTCGAGCGCTTCTACGCCAACCTGCAAGTGGACAGTCTCTGGACCCGCGCCCTGCACCTGGCCGATGTGCAACTGGACCAGCCCAAGACCGAACTGCTGTTCGACAAATCCGGCCAACTTAACCTGGCGCAGTTGTTCAAGCTGCCACCGAGCGAGCCGACCCCGGCCGATCCCGATGCCAAGCCGTTCCCACTGCGTATCGACAACATCAAGCTGGCGGGCGGCAATCTGCACTTCCAGGACCTGCGCCCCAGCGAACCCATCGAATTTCTCTACGACAAACTCGACTTCGAGCTGAAAAACCTCAGCACCTTGCCCGAAGACAACGCCGACATGACCCTGGTCGCCGCGGGCCCTGATGGTGGGCAGATCGACTGGAAAGGTAATTTCAGCCTGGTGCCGATCACATCCGAAGGCACCTTGAAAGTCACCGACGGCAAGATGAAAGCTTGGTGGCCCTATGTACGTGACGCCTTGCCCTTGGTGCTGGAAGACGGTGTGCTCAACTTCAGCACCGACTATAAATTCAGCCTGGCCAGAGAAACCGAACTGAACCTGACCAACACCGCCGCCAGCATCGCGCCCTTCGCGATCAAAGCGCCGGATGGCCGGCCATTGGCCCGCCTGGAGCGCCTGGACGTCAGCGAAACCACGGTAGACCTGGCCAAGCAGCAGGTGGTTGTCGGCAAGATTCGCAGCAACAAGCTGGAAACCTGGGCGGCCCGTGAAGCCGATGGGCAGTTGGATTGGCAGAAACTGTTCGCCAGCCAGCCGAGCAAACCAGCCACGACACCGGAACCAGCCACTGCGCCGGCCACTGCCGATGCCCCTCAGGCACCACCGGCAGCCGCGAATAAACCCTGGCAAGTGCTGCTCAAGGATGTGCAACTGCGTAACTACCAGGTGCACCTGGCCGACCGCCAGGCCCAGCCTGCGGTCGCGCTGGAGCTGGGCCCATTGAATGTCGACGTACAGAACTTCGACAGCCTCAACCAGAGCCCTTTCAGCCTGAAAGTCGACACCGGCCTGGGCAAGCAAGGCAAGATCCAGGCTACTGGTGAGGTTAACCTCAACCCCGTCAGCGCCAAGCTGAAAGTGACCACCCAGGACATCGATCTGCGGGTTGCCCAGTCTTATATCAGCCCGTTTATTCGCCTGGAACTGCGCAGCGGCATGCTGGGCAGCAACCTGGATGTGAACCTCAAAAGCACCGAGCCCCTGGCCCTCCAAGTCACCGGCCGCGCCCAGGTTGATCAGTTGCATACCCTGGACACCCTCAAGACCCGCGACTTCCTCAAGTGGCAGCGCCTGGTGCTGGAGGGCGTGAACTACCAGCACGGCCAAAGCCTGTCGATCGACAAGGTCAACCTGCTGCAACCGTATGCGCGCTTCATGATCAACGACGATCGCACCACCAACATCGATGACTTGCTGGTCCCACAACCGGCAGACAGTGGCAATAAGTCGGCCGCCAAACCCGCAGCCAGCAACGAGAAGCCACTGGGCATTCATATCGGCCAGATCGCGATCAACGATGGTTCTGCCAACTTTGCCGACTTCAGCCTCACCCCCAACTTCGCCACCGCGATCCAACAGCTCAACGGCCAGATTGGCACCATCGACAGCCGCCAGGCCAAGCCGGCCAGCGTCGACATCAAGGGTAAGGTGGACCGCTACGCGCCGGTGACCATCAAAGGCAGCGTGAACCCGTTTGATCCGATGGCGTCGCTGGATATCGCTACCAGCTTCAAGCGTGTCGAGTTGACTAACCTGACGCCTTACTCAGGCAAGTTCGCAGGTTTCCGTATCCGCAAGGGCCGTTTGAATCTCGACTTGCACTACGTGATCATCAAGGGCCAGTTGAAGGCTGAAAACAAAGTGGTGGTCGAGCAACTGCAACTGGGTGAAAAAGTTGACAGCTCCGACGCGGTGGACTTGCCGATTCGCCTGGCGGTTGCCCTGCTCAAGGACTCCGATGGCAAGATTTCCATCGAACTGCCGGTGAGTGGCGACCTGAACAACCCGCAATTCAGCGTGATGCCGATTGTGTGGCAGACCCTGCGTAACCTCGTAGTACGGGCAGCAACAGCGCCGTTCAAGTTTATCGGTGGGCTGGTGACCGGTGGCGGCTCGGAAGACCTGGGTAATGTGTCGTTCGCCGCCGGCTCCAGTGAGCTGAACAAAGATGCCGAAGGCGCTTTGAACACCCTGGCCAAGGCGTTGAAAGAGCGCCCTACCCTGCGCCTGGAAATCGAAGGTACGGCTGCCGCAAGCAGCGACGGGCCGTTCCTGGCCGCACAACGGCTGGAGCGTGAATACCAATACAACTACTACAAGATCCTCCAGCGCCGTGGCGACAAAGTCCCGGCCCAGGCCTCATTGCTGGAGGTACCAGAGAAGGAAAAGGCACCTTTGCTGGAAGGCATCTACCGCACCCGCTTGAAACAGCAGCCACCGGCCGAATGGAAAGACCTGGGCAGCGATGAGCGCACGGCGAAGCTCAAGGACGGCGTGATCAAATTCTGGAGCGCCAATGATGTGCTGTTACGCAAACTGGGCCAGGACCGCGCCAGCACGATCAAGGATTACCTGGTGGACAAGGGACAGCTGGAAGACGACCGGGTGTACTTTATTGATGCGCAGCTGGGGCAAGCCGAGAAAGATGGTCGTGTCATCACCCCAATGCATCTGGATGCTGAGTAA
- a CDS encoding BON domain-containing protein yields MKKFALATATALTLAMGASVAFAQTSQAPMTLAAGEMTKAKESTSDTWITTKVKADLLTEKGIPGSDIKVETNKGVVSLSSDVAISDSQKATAVAITKKIKGVTAVSADGLLAGGATKADGIDKTKGAAADAKGATSDTWITTKVKADLVTEKGIPGTDIKVETNKGVVSLSSATAVTASQKETAVAIAKKIKGVKAVSADGLKAE; encoded by the coding sequence ATGAAGAAGTTCGCTCTCGCTACTGCTACCGCTCTGACCCTGGCCATGGGTGCTAGCGTGGCCTTTGCTCAGACTTCCCAAGCCCCTATGACTCTGGCGGCTGGTGAAATGACCAAGGCCAAAGAGTCCACCTCGGATACCTGGATCACCACTAAAGTAAAAGCTGATCTGCTGACTGAAAAAGGCATTCCTGGTTCGGACATCAAGGTAGAAACCAACAAAGGCGTGGTTTCCCTTTCTTCCGACGTAGCTATCTCCGACTCGCAGAAAGCGACCGCTGTAGCCATTACCAAGAAAATCAAAGGCGTAACTGCTGTTTCTGCTGACGGCCTGCTGGCTGGCGGCGCTACCAAAGCTGACGGTATTGATAAAACCAAAGGTGCTGCTGCTGATGCCAAAGGCGCGACCAGCGACACTTGGATCACTACTAAAGTGAAGGCTGACCTGGTGACCGAGAAAGGTATTCCTGGTACTGATATCAAGGTAGAGACCAATAAAGGTGTGGTTTCCCTGTCGTCCGCGACTGCTGTAACTGCATCGCAGAAAGAAACCGCAGTGGCAATTGCCAAGAAAATCAAAGGCGTTAAAGCTGTATCGGCCGATGGCCTGAAAGCAGAGTAA
- the pnp gene encoding polyribonucleotide nucleotidyltransferase, translating into MNPVIKKFQFGQSTVTLETGRIARQASGAVLVTVDDDVTVLVTVVGAKTADPSKGFFPLSVHYQEKTYAAGKIPGGFFKREGRPSEKETLTSRLIDRPIRPLFPEGFMNEVQVVCTVVSTSKKTDPDIAAMIGTSAALAISGIPFDGPIGAARVAFHESTGYLLNPTYEQLKASSLDMVVAGTSEAVLMVESEAKELTEDQMLGAVLFAHDEFQAVIKAVTELAAEAAKPTWTWAAAPEATELLGAIRSEFGAAISDAYTITVKADRYARLGELKDQVVAKLSGEEGQPSASDVKAAFGEIEYRTVRENIVNGKPRIDGRDTRTVRPLNIEVGVLPKTHGSALFTRGETQALVVATLGTARDAQLLDTLEGEKKDPFMLHYNFPPFSVGECGRMGGAGRREIGHGRLARRSVQAMLPAADVFPYTIRVVSEITESNGSSSMASVCGASLALMDAGVPMKAPVAGIAMGLVKEGEKFAILTDILGDEDHLGDMDFKVAGTAKGVTALQMDIKIKGITEEIMEIALGQALEARLNILGQMNQIIGQSRTELSENAPTMIAMKIDTDKIRDVIGKGGATIRAICEETKASIDIEDDGSIKIFGETKEAAEAARQRVLGITAEAEIGKIYVGKVERIVDFGAFVNILPGKDGLVHISMLSDARVEKVTDILKEGQEVEVLVLDVDNRGRIKLSIKDVAAAKASGV; encoded by the coding sequence GTGAACCCGGTTATCAAAAAATTCCAGTTCGGTCAGTCGACCGTTACCCTCGAGACAGGCCGTATCGCCCGTCAAGCCTCCGGCGCAGTGCTGGTTACCGTTGACGACGACGTTACCGTACTGGTGACCGTTGTTGGCGCCAAGACCGCTGACCCGAGCAAAGGCTTCTTCCCTCTGTCCGTTCACTACCAGGAAAAGACTTACGCTGCCGGTAAGATCCCTGGCGGTTTCTTCAAGCGCGAAGGCCGTCCTTCCGAGAAAGAAACCCTGACTTCCCGACTGATCGATCGCCCGATCCGTCCGCTGTTCCCAGAAGGCTTCATGAACGAAGTGCAGGTCGTCTGCACCGTGGTTTCCACCAGCAAGAAAACCGATCCGGACATCGCTGCGATGATCGGTACCTCGGCTGCCCTGGCCATCTCGGGCATTCCTTTCGATGGCCCGATCGGCGCGGCGCGCGTTGCTTTCCACGAAAGCACCGGCTACCTGCTGAACCCGACTTACGAGCAACTGAAGGCGTCGAGCCTGGACATGGTCGTTGCCGGTACCTCGGAAGCCGTACTGATGGTTGAATCGGAAGCCAAAGAGCTGACCGAAGACCAGATGCTGGGCGCTGTACTGTTTGCCCACGACGAATTCCAGGCTGTTATCAAGGCTGTCACCGAACTGGCTGCCGAAGCTGCCAAGCCGACCTGGACCTGGGCTGCTGCCCCGGAAGCCACCGAGCTGCTGGGCGCGATCCGCTCCGAGTTCGGCGCTGCCATCTCCGACGCCTACACCATCACTGTCAAGGCCGACCGTTACGCTCGCCTGGGCGAGCTGAAGGATCAGGTTGTAGCCAAGCTGTCCGGTGAAGAAGGCCAGCCTTCCGCCAGCGACGTCAAAGCTGCATTCGGTGAAATCGAATATCGCACCGTTCGCGAAAACATCGTTAACGGCAAGCCGCGTATCGACGGTCGCGACACTCGCACCGTGCGTCCGCTGAACATCGAAGTCGGCGTTCTGCCGAAGACTCACGGTTCGGCGCTGTTCACCCGTGGCGAAACCCAGGCCCTGGTGGTTGCGACTCTGGGTACTGCCCGTGACGCACAGCTGCTGGACACCCTGGAAGGCGAGAAAAAAGACCCGTTCATGCTGCACTACAACTTCCCACCGTTCTCGGTAGGCGAGTGTGGTCGCATGGGTGGTGCTGGTCGTCGCGAAATCGGTCACGGCCGTCTGGCCCGCCGTTCGGTCCAGGCCATGCTGCCGGCCGCCGACGTGTTCCCGTACACCATCCGTGTGGTATCGGAAATCACCGAGTCCAACGGTTCCAGCTCCATGGCTTCGGTCTGCGGTGCTTCCCTGGCGCTGATGGACGCGGGTGTGCCGATGAAGGCACCGGTTGCCGGTATCGCCATGGGCCTGGTCAAAGAAGGCGAGAAGTTCGCCATCCTGACCGACATCCTGGGTGACGAAGACCACTTGGGCGACATGGACTTCAAAGTAGCCGGTACCGCTAAAGGTGTTACCGCGCTGCAGATGGACATCAAGATCAAGGGCATCACCGAAGAGATCATGGAAATCGCCCTGGGCCAAGCCCTGGAAGCGCGCCTGAACATCCTCGGCCAGATGAACCAGATCATTGGTCAGTCCCGTACCGAACTGTCGGAAAATGCTCCGACCATGATCGCGATGAAAATCGATACCGACAAAATCCGTGATGTTATCGGTAAAGGCGGCGCGACCATTCGTGCGATCTGTGAAGAGACCAAGGCTTCGATCGACATCGAAGACGACGGCTCGATCAAGATCTTCGGCGAAACCAAGGAAGCGGCTGAAGCTGCACGCCAGCGCGTCCTGGGCATCACCGCTGAGGCCGAGATCGGCAAGATCTACGTCGGCAAGGTTGAGCGCATCGTCGACTTCGGCGCATTCGTCAACATCCTGCCGGGCAAGGATGGTCTGGTTCACATCTCCATGTTGAGCGACGCTCGCGTTGAGAAAGTGACCGACATTCTGAAAGAAGGCCAGGAAGTCGAAGTGCTGGTACTGGACGTGGACAACCGCGGCCGTATCAAGCTGTCCATCAAGGACGTAGCAGCAGCCAAGGCTTCGGGCGTTTAA
- the rpsO gene encoding 30S ribosomal protein S15 encodes MALDVQEKAQIVADYQQAVGDTGSPEVQVALLTHNINKLQGHFKANGKDHHSRRGLIRMVNQRRKLLDYLKGKDLGRYQALIGRLGLRR; translated from the coding sequence ATGGCTCTCGACGTTCAAGAAAAAGCACAAATCGTAGCTGACTATCAGCAGGCTGTTGGTGACACTGGTTCGCCAGAAGTGCAGGTTGCACTGCTGACCCACAACATCAACAAGCTGCAAGGTCACTTCAAGGCCAACGGTAAAGATCACCACTCCCGTCGTGGTCTGATCCGCATGGTAAACCAGCGCCGTAAGCTGCTGGACTACCTGAAAGGCAAGGATCTGGGTCGTTATCAGGCTCTGATCGGTCGCCTGGGTCTGCGTCGCTAA
- the truB gene encoding tRNA pseudouridine(55) synthase TruB: MAQVKRIRRNVSGIILLDKPIGFTSNAALQKVRWLLNAEKAGHTGSLDPLATGVLPLCFGEATKFSQYLLDSDKGYETLMQLGKTTTTADAEGDVLQVRDVTVGRADIEAALPAFRGEISQIPPMYSALKRDGQPLYKLARAGEVVEREPRSVTIARLELLACEGDTARLAVDCSKGTYIRTLVEDIGEKLGCGAYVAELRRTQAGPFSLAQTVTLEELEAVHAEGGNEAVDRFLMPSDSGLLDWPLLHFSEHSAFYWLNGQPVRAPDAPKFGMVRVQDHNGRFIGIGEVSEDGRIAPRRLIRSE; this comes from the coding sequence GTGGCTCAGGTCAAACGTATCCGTCGCAACGTCAGCGGCATCATTCTGCTCGACAAGCCTATTGGCTTTACCTCCAATGCCGCGCTGCAGAAGGTCCGCTGGTTGCTCAATGCCGAGAAGGCAGGGCACACCGGTAGCCTTGATCCGCTGGCCACCGGCGTGCTGCCGTTGTGCTTTGGCGAGGCCACCAAGTTCTCCCAATACCTGCTCGATTCCGACAAGGGCTATGAAACCCTGATGCAATTGGGCAAGACCACCACCACGGCCGACGCCGAAGGTGATGTTCTGCAGGTTCGCGACGTGACCGTTGGTCGTGCTGATATCGAAGCTGCTTTACCCGCTTTTCGTGGGGAAATCAGTCAGATACCACCGATGTACTCGGCCCTCAAGCGGGATGGACAGCCACTTTACAAGCTGGCGCGTGCGGGCGAAGTAGTGGAGCGTGAACCGCGTTCTGTTACTATTGCGCGCTTGGAATTGCTCGCCTGTGAAGGCGACACTGCCCGTTTGGCCGTTGACTGCAGCAAAGGCACCTATATCCGTACCCTGGTGGAAGATATCGGTGAAAAGCTCGGTTGCGGCGCGTACGTTGCAGAACTGCGACGCACCCAGGCCGGCCCTTTCAGCCTGGCCCAGACGGTGACGCTGGAAGAGTTGGAAGCCGTGCACGCCGAAGGCGGCAACGAAGCGGTTGATCGCTTCCTGATGCCATCGGACAGCGGTTTGCTCGATTGGCCATTGCTGCACTTCTCGGAGCACAGCGCGTTCTACTGGCTCAACGGCCAGCCGGTACGCGCCCCGGATGCCCCGAAGTTCGGCATGGTGCGCGTACAGGATCATAACGGTCGCTTCATCGGTATCGGTGAAGTGAGCGAAGACGGGCGTATCGCGCCGCGTCGACTGATTCGGTCAGAATGA